Proteins encoded in a region of the Methylobacterium radiotolerans JCM 2831 genome:
- a CDS encoding LysR family transcriptional regulator, translating to MELDWDDFRFVKAVADRGGLTAASAELGINHSTAFRRLAALEARLGTRLFERLRTGYVPTAAGQAMVDAAGRIETDVTRFARAVAGQGETPSGELRVTAPAGFAAELLMPMLASFAERYPEIRIELILAEATLNLSRRDADVAIRISREPSETLVGRRLALTAWAVYGRADRAYGDLAREAWISPGPLVAGGSLTRFVEARAPSDRVRLRINAVPGLEAAVEAGLGIGPLPCFTADVNPALRRLSGPHPELGADLWILTHPDLRHAARVRAFMEHVAEALLPLRARFEGR from the coding sequence GTGGAGCTCGACTGGGACGACTTCCGGTTCGTGAAGGCGGTGGCCGACCGGGGCGGCCTGACCGCGGCGTCGGCCGAGCTCGGCATCAACCACTCGACGGCATTCCGGCGTCTCGCCGCCCTGGAGGCGCGGCTCGGCACGCGCCTGTTCGAGCGGCTGCGCACGGGCTACGTGCCGACCGCGGCCGGGCAGGCGATGGTCGACGCGGCCGGGCGCATCGAGACGGACGTGACGCGGTTCGCCCGCGCGGTGGCGGGACAGGGCGAGACGCCGTCCGGCGAGCTGCGGGTGACCGCACCGGCGGGCTTCGCCGCCGAGCTGCTGATGCCGATGCTGGCGAGCTTCGCGGAGCGCTACCCGGAGATCCGGATCGAGCTCATCCTCGCGGAGGCGACCCTCAACCTCTCCCGGCGCGACGCCGACGTGGCGATCCGGATCAGCCGGGAACCGAGCGAGACCCTGGTCGGGCGTCGACTGGCCCTCACCGCGTGGGCGGTCTACGGCCGCGCCGACCGCGCCTACGGCGACCTGGCCCGGGAGGCCTGGATCAGCCCGGGGCCGCTGGTGGCGGGGGGCTCGCTCACGCGGTTCGTGGAGGCGCGGGCGCCGTCCGACCGTGTCCGCCTGCGGATCAACGCGGTGCCGGGCCTGGAGGCGGCGGTCGAGGCCGGCCTCGGCATCGGCCCGCTCCCCTGCTTCACGGCCGACGTGAACCCGGCGCTGCGCCGCCTGTCCGGGCCGCACCCCGAACTCGGGGCGGACCTCTGGATCCTGACGCATCCGGACCTGCGCCACGCGGCGCGTGTCCGGGCCTTCATGGAGCACGTCGCCGAGGCGCTGCTGCCGCTGCGGGCGCGCTTCGAGGGCCGCTGA
- a CDS encoding class I SAM-dependent methyltransferase, which translates to MSSLSAAEVVAANRQAWDASAPLHRSDPSWHRLTQHFAQDPGFSCFDPPMEEALRAVGLAGASVAQLCCNNGRETVSLMNLGARSATGFDQSEAFLAQARDLARIAGRDCRFVAGDVHAIDAEHDGAYDLAVITIGVLGWMPDLPRFLAVAARLLRSGGRILIHEEHPVVNMFEPRAEQPLLVRHSYFRTAPFVGEDAIVYGDGPAPRVGPHYWFAHPLGALIETLIGAGLAIERFREFPDNISTTACDVLAADRLLPMSYLLQARKAA; encoded by the coding sequence ATGTCGTCCCTGTCCGCCGCCGAGGTCGTCGCCGCCAACCGCCAGGCCTGGGATGCCTCGGCGCCCCTGCACCGGAGCGACCCGTCGTGGCATCGGCTGACGCAGCACTTCGCGCAGGATCCCGGCTTCTCCTGCTTCGATCCCCCGATGGAGGAGGCCCTGCGGGCGGTCGGGCTCGCCGGGGCCTCGGTCGCGCAACTCTGCTGCAACAACGGCCGGGAGACGGTGTCGCTGATGAATCTCGGCGCCCGGTCGGCGACCGGCTTCGACCAGTCGGAGGCGTTCCTCGCCCAGGCCAGGGACCTCGCCCGCATCGCCGGGCGCGACTGCCGCTTCGTCGCGGGCGACGTGCACGCGATCGACGCGGAGCACGACGGGGCCTACGACCTCGCGGTGATCACCATCGGCGTGCTGGGCTGGATGCCCGACCTGCCGCGCTTCCTCGCCGTGGCGGCGCGCCTCCTGCGGTCGGGCGGCCGGATCCTCATCCACGAGGAGCATCCCGTCGTGAACATGTTCGAGCCGCGGGCGGAGCAGCCGCTCCTGGTCCGGCACTCCTATTTTCGCACGGCGCCGTTCGTGGGCGAGGACGCCATCGTGTACGGGGACGGCCCGGCCCCGCGGGTCGGACCGCATTACTGGTTCGCCCACCCCCTCGGGGCGCTGATCGAGACCCTGATCGGTGCGGGCCTCGCGATCGAGCGGTTCCGGGAGTTTCCGGACAACATCAGCACGACGGCCTGCGACGTGCTCGCCGCCGACCGGCTCCTGCCGATGAGCTACCTGCTGCAGGCCCGGAAAGCCGCCTGA
- a CDS encoding cell wall hydrolase: MVGLGLLVSFTADAGTENAIGASRLGVIDAGTVPPLPPGTVLIGSALRRLGDEPPQAVFKTGAHVFPVVQRAGKGDPARPPAESFARRAANLREAGGALVFGDVTGSVTGVLTQGSAVWDPESEPEAAFVPVPDLGLTTGSGTAASTGEGTADLTEDGGPERFDGSTPPVPRAIALSSTTPAPADAIPVEIAAASLALPDFAIRTERPDNAQPVPEDARRRYADLIDPNALDKEQRCLSEAVYFEARSEPEAGQAAVAQVVLNRVKSGLYPASVCGVVYQNRHHYMGCQFSFACEGKSLRITDAGAWESATRIARSVIEGRTYLAEVGAATHYHADYVRPGWARRLRKMDVIGRHIFYQLRAGQT, encoded by the coding sequence ATGGTCGGGCTGGGCCTCCTGGTGTCGTTCACCGCCGATGCCGGCACGGAGAATGCCATCGGGGCGAGCCGGCTCGGCGTGATCGACGCCGGCACGGTCCCGCCGCTGCCGCCCGGCACCGTGCTGATCGGATCGGCGCTGCGCCGCCTCGGGGACGAGCCGCCGCAGGCCGTCTTCAAGACCGGCGCGCACGTCTTCCCGGTGGTGCAGCGGGCCGGCAAGGGCGACCCCGCCCGGCCGCCGGCCGAGAGCTTCGCCCGCCGGGCGGCCAACCTGCGCGAGGCCGGCGGCGCCCTGGTCTTCGGCGACGTCACCGGCAGCGTCACCGGCGTGCTGACGCAGGGCTCCGCCGTCTGGGATCCGGAGTCCGAGCCGGAGGCCGCCTTCGTCCCCGTGCCGGATCTCGGCCTCACCACCGGCAGCGGCACCGCCGCCTCCACGGGCGAGGGGACGGCCGACCTCACCGAGGACGGCGGCCCCGAGCGCTTCGACGGCTCGACTCCGCCGGTGCCCCGCGCCATCGCGCTGTCCTCCACGACGCCGGCACCCGCGGACGCCATCCCGGTCGAGATCGCCGCGGCGAGCCTCGCGCTCCCCGATTTCGCGATCCGCACCGAGCGCCCGGACAATGCCCAGCCGGTGCCCGAGGACGCGCGCCGGCGCTACGCCGACCTGATCGACCCGAACGCCCTCGACAAGGAGCAGCGCTGCCTCTCGGAGGCGGTCTATTTCGAGGCCCGGAGCGAGCCCGAGGCCGGCCAGGCCGCCGTCGCCCAGGTGGTGCTCAACCGGGTGAAGAGCGGCCTCTACCCGGCGAGCGTCTGCGGCGTCGTCTACCAGAACCGGCACCACTACATGGGCTGCCAGTTCTCCTTCGCCTGCGAGGGCAAGTCCCTGCGCATCACCGACGCCGGCGCCTGGGAGAGCGCCACCCGCATCGCCCGCTCGGTGATCGAGGGCCGGACCTACCTCGCCGAGGTCGGCGCCGCGACCCACTACCACGCCGACTACGTGCGCCCGGGCTGGGCCCGCCGCCTGCGCAAGATGGACGTGATCGGCCGGCACATCTTCTACCAGCTCCGGGCCGGCCAGACCTGA
- a CDS encoding enoyl-CoA hydratase-related protein, with translation MAEPVTIDDLAGGVRLITLNRPEKKNALTGAMYDAMRAGLAEADASDAVGAVVFAGQPGMFSAGNDLADFMRQASGDRAEDGFSTSPALAFIRQLARTRTPMVAAVDGIAVGIGATLCLHCDLVYASPAARLRMPFVELGLVPEAASSYLLPLRVGRLRATELLLLSRPLEADEAQALGLVNAVLPADMLVEQAIAQAARLAALPRGALTASRALIRGDQAQVEAALEAEAKAFDAQLRSPESQERLAAFLSRSKPAASA, from the coding sequence ATGGCCGAACCCGTCACGATCGACGACCTCGCGGGCGGCGTCCGCCTGATCACCCTGAACCGTCCGGAGAAGAAGAACGCCCTCACGGGCGCCATGTACGACGCGATGCGCGCGGGCCTGGCGGAGGCCGACGCGTCGGACGCGGTCGGCGCCGTGGTCTTCGCCGGGCAGCCCGGCATGTTCAGCGCCGGCAACGACCTCGCCGACTTCATGCGCCAGGCGTCCGGGGACAGGGCCGAGGACGGCTTCAGCACCTCGCCGGCGCTGGCCTTCATCCGCCAGCTCGCCCGCACCCGCACCCCGATGGTGGCGGCGGTCGACGGGATCGCGGTCGGCATCGGCGCGACCCTCTGCCTGCACTGCGACCTCGTCTACGCGAGCCCGGCGGCGCGCCTGCGCATGCCCTTCGTCGAGCTCGGCCTCGTGCCGGAGGCGGCGTCGAGCTACCTGCTGCCCCTGCGGGTCGGCCGGCTCAGGGCCACCGAGCTGCTGCTCCTGTCGCGGCCGCTCGAGGCCGACGAGGCGCAGGCGCTGGGTCTCGTCAACGCGGTGCTGCCGGCCGACATGCTGGTCGAGCAGGCGATCGCGCAGGCGGCGCGCCTCGCCGCCCTGCCGCGCGGGGCGCTGACGGCGTCCCGGGCGCTGATCCGGGGCGACCAGGCGCAGGTCGAGGCGGCCCTGGAGGCCGAGGCCAAGGCCTTCGACGCCCAGCTGCGCTCGCCCGAATCCCAGGAGCGGCTCGCCGCCTTCCTGTCGCGGTCGAAGCCCGCCGCCTCGGCGTGA
- a CDS encoding acyl-CoA dehydrogenase encodes MSYRAPVPEMLFTLRHVAGLDAVDPDDAEAILTEAGRIAAGVIAPLNRVGDRHGTPFADGQVTTPPGWREAYRTFTEGGWNGLSAEADHGGQGLPKLIEAACTEMWNGANLAFGLCPLLTQGGIEALAAHGSDDLKARYLEKLVSGAWPATMNLTEPQAGSDLALLRTRAVPAGDGTYRITGNKIYITYGEHDLADNIVHLVLARLPDAPAGTRGISLFLVPKVLPDGTRNDLRCSGIEHKLGIHASPTCSMAFGDQVGATGWLIGQENKGLACMFTMMNAARLNVGLQGVGVAEAATQRALAYAQERRQGKAVGAAEATSPIAAHPDVQRMLLTMKASTAAARAICYLTAAALDAAKGPEGQAALDRASLLTPVAKAFATDLANEVTSLGVQVHGGMGFVEETGAAQLMRDARILGIYEGTNGIQAIDLAARKLPLNGGGTARSQIAWMRRAAEGLLKAGDPAFGHMAARLRDGIGSLDRATSHQLAALSSNRPEAALAGATPYLRLFGLTLGAACLARSALAASAARKAGETDPAHAARIALARFYAENLLVAASGLEQAVVEGGAFTDDAALALAV; translated from the coding sequence ATGAGTTACCGCGCCCCGGTCCCCGAGATGCTCTTCACGCTGCGGCACGTGGCCGGGCTCGACGCGGTCGATCCCGACGACGCCGAGGCGATCCTGACCGAGGCCGGCCGGATCGCCGCCGGCGTGATCGCGCCGCTCAACCGGGTCGGCGACCGGCACGGCACCCCCTTCGCGGACGGGCAGGTCACCACGCCGCCGGGCTGGCGCGAGGCGTACCGCACCTTCACGGAGGGCGGCTGGAACGGGCTCTCGGCCGAGGCCGATCACGGCGGCCAGGGCCTGCCGAAGCTGATCGAGGCCGCCTGCACCGAGATGTGGAACGGTGCCAACCTCGCCTTCGGCCTCTGCCCGCTCCTGACCCAGGGCGGCATCGAGGCGCTCGCCGCCCACGGCTCCGACGACCTGAAGGCGCGCTACCTCGAGAAGCTGGTCTCGGGCGCGTGGCCCGCCACCATGAACCTGACCGAGCCGCAGGCGGGCTCCGACCTCGCCCTGCTGCGCACCCGGGCCGTGCCGGCGGGCGACGGCACCTACCGGATCACCGGCAACAAGATCTACATCACCTACGGCGAGCACGATCTCGCCGACAACATCGTCCACCTCGTCCTGGCGCGCCTGCCCGACGCGCCCGCCGGCACGCGGGGCATCTCCCTGTTCCTGGTGCCGAAGGTGCTACCGGACGGCACCCGCAACGACCTGCGCTGCTCCGGCATCGAGCACAAGCTCGGCATCCACGCCTCGCCGACCTGCTCCATGGCGTTCGGCGACCAGGTCGGCGCGACCGGCTGGCTGATCGGCCAGGAGAACAAGGGGCTGGCCTGCATGTTCACGATGATGAACGCGGCCCGGCTCAATGTCGGCCTGCAGGGCGTCGGCGTCGCCGAGGCCGCGACCCAGCGCGCGCTCGCCTACGCGCAGGAGCGCCGCCAGGGCAAGGCCGTCGGCGCCGCCGAGGCGACGAGCCCGATCGCCGCCCATCCGGACGTGCAGCGCATGCTGCTTACCATGAAGGCCTCGACGGCGGCCGCCCGCGCCATCTGCTACCTCACCGCCGCGGCCCTCGACGCCGCGAAGGGGCCGGAGGGGCAGGCCGCCCTGGACCGCGCCTCGCTGCTGACCCCGGTGGCGAAGGCCTTCGCCACCGACCTCGCCAACGAGGTGACCTCGCTCGGCGTGCAGGTCCACGGCGGCATGGGCTTCGTGGAGGAGACCGGGGCGGCGCAGCTCATGCGCGACGCCCGGATCCTCGGCATCTACGAGGGGACCAACGGCATCCAGGCCATCGACCTCGCCGCCCGCAAGCTGCCGCTGAACGGTGGGGGCACCGCGCGGTCGCAGATCGCCTGGATGCGCCGGGCCGCGGAGGGGCTGCTCAAGGCCGGCGACCCCGCCTTCGGCCACATGGCGGCGCGGCTGCGCGACGGGATCGGCAGCCTCGACCGGGCGACGAGCCACCAGCTCGCCGCGCTGAGCTCGAACCGCCCCGAGGCGGCGCTCGCCGGCGCGACGCCGTACCTGCGCCTGTTCGGCCTGACGCTGGGCGCCGCCTGCCTCGCGCGCAGCGCGCTCGCCGCGAGCGCCGCCCGGAAGGCGGGCGAGACGGACCCGGCGCACGCGGCCCGCATCGCGCTCGCCCGGTTCTACGCCGAGAACCTCCTGGTGGCCGCTTCCGGCCTGGAGCAGGCGGTGGTCGAGGGCGGCGCCTTCACGGACGACGCCGCCCTGGCGCTGGCGGTTTGA
- the wrbA gene encoding NAD(P)H:quinone oxidoreductase has product MAKVLVLYYSTYGHVEQMAYAVAEGARETGAEVVVKRVPELVPEEVARQNHFKLDQAAPVATVAELADYDAIIFGTPTRYGNMASQMKQFIDQTGGLWMKGALVGKVGSVFTSTASQHGGQETTLTSFHTVLFHHGMVVVGLPYSFQGQAGVEAVKGNTPYGASTIADGDGSRQPSAVELEGARFQGRHVAGIAAKLARD; this is encoded by the coding sequence ATGGCGAAGGTTCTGGTGCTGTACTACTCGACCTACGGTCACGTGGAGCAGATGGCCTACGCCGTCGCCGAGGGCGCCCGCGAGACGGGGGCCGAGGTCGTCGTGAAGCGCGTGCCCGAGCTGGTGCCGGAGGAGGTCGCCCGGCAGAACCACTTCAAGCTGGATCAGGCGGCGCCGGTCGCGACCGTCGCCGAGCTCGCCGACTACGACGCGATCATCTTCGGCACGCCGACCCGCTACGGCAACATGGCCTCGCAGATGAAGCAGTTCATCGACCAGACCGGCGGGCTCTGGATGAAGGGCGCGCTGGTCGGCAAGGTCGGTTCGGTCTTCACCTCCACGGCCTCGCAGCACGGCGGCCAGGAGACGACGCTGACAAGCTTCCACACGGTCCTGTTCCACCACGGCATGGTTGTGGTCGGCCTGCCCTACAGCTTCCAGGGACAGGCGGGCGTCGAGGCGGTGAAGGGCAACACGCCCTACGGCGCCAGCACGATCGCGGACGGCGACGGGTCGCGCCAGCCGAGCGCCGTCGAGCTGGAGGGCGCGCGGTTCCAGGGGCGCCACGTGGCCGGCATCGCGGCCAAGCTGGCCCGGGACTGA
- a CDS encoding MDR family oxidoreductase, which produces MGTFKAWVVEKNEAGQSLAFRDFDDADLMDGDVTVRVTHSTLNYKDGLALTGKSPVVRRFPMIPGIDFSGIVETSDHPEYRPGDAVVLTGWGVGETHLGAYAQRARVRGDWLVPLPRGLTAEQAMAVGTAGYTAMLCCMALDAHGVRPEHGPVIVTGASGGVGSVAVALLARAGWHVIASTGRDGESDYLRGLGAAEILDRAELSKPGKPLGKERWAAGVDAVGSTTLANVLAMTRADGAVAACGLAQGMDLPTSVAPFILRGVSLLGINSVTTPQKKRREAWARLARELDLGKLAAMTSRVRLEEVGRLGDEILAGKVRGRTVVTVA; this is translated from the coding sequence ATGGGGACGTTCAAGGCCTGGGTGGTCGAGAAGAACGAGGCCGGCCAGAGCCTCGCCTTCAGGGATTTCGACGACGCCGACCTGATGGACGGCGACGTCACCGTGCGGGTGACGCACTCGACCCTGAACTACAAGGACGGCCTCGCGCTCACCGGCAAGTCGCCGGTGGTGCGCCGCTTCCCGATGATCCCCGGCATCGACTTCTCGGGGATCGTCGAGACCTCGGACCATCCGGAGTACCGGCCGGGCGACGCGGTCGTGCTCACCGGCTGGGGCGTCGGCGAGACGCATCTCGGCGCCTACGCGCAGCGCGCCCGGGTCAGGGGCGACTGGCTGGTGCCGCTGCCCCGGGGACTCACGGCCGAGCAGGCCATGGCGGTGGGCACCGCCGGCTACACGGCGATGCTGTGCTGCATGGCGCTGGACGCCCACGGCGTGAGGCCCGAGCACGGCCCGGTCATCGTCACCGGCGCCTCGGGCGGCGTCGGCTCCGTCGCGGTGGCGCTCCTCGCCCGGGCGGGCTGGCACGTGATCGCCTCCACCGGCCGGGACGGCGAGTCCGACTACCTGAGAGGGCTCGGCGCCGCCGAGATCCTCGACCGGGCCGAACTGTCCAAGCCCGGAAAGCCGCTGGGCAAGGAGCGCTGGGCCGCGGGCGTCGACGCCGTGGGCTCTACGACCCTCGCCAACGTCCTCGCCATGACCCGAGCGGACGGCGCCGTCGCGGCCTGCGGGCTGGCGCAGGGCATGGACCTGCCGACCTCGGTGGCACCCTTCATCCTCCGCGGCGTCTCGCTGCTCGGCATCAACAGCGTGACGACCCCGCAGAAGAAGCGGCGCGAGGCCTGGGCGCGCCTCGCCCGGGAACTCGACCTCGGCAAGCTCGCCGCCATGACCAGCAGGGTCCGTCTGGAGGAGGTCGGCCGGCTCGGCGACGAGATCCTGGCCGGCAAGGTCCGGGGCCGGACCGTGGTGACGGTGGCGTAG
- a CDS encoding SDR family NAD(P)-dependent oxidoreductase: MSPPDLSEKICLVAGASRGVGRGLARALGEAGATVIVTARSSETGPRTEMRAEAIEDTARAVDAAGGRGHHYLCDHRSERATDALMHWALRRFGRIDVAACSVWSGNEGYDGERYPDGAGWGTPFWRRSAEPYLGLLEAGPLPALLLARAVAPAMVAARAGLLALVSFGTEDYLGDVFYDSAKAATNRLTLAFARELAPHGVTALGLSPGFVATERARDLGHAQHATESPLYAGRALAALAADPGIAARAGAVLHAGDLARVYGFTDADGTRPERFRVGP, from the coding sequence GTGAGCCCGCCCGACCTCTCCGAGAAGATCTGCCTCGTCGCGGGCGCGTCGCGGGGTGTCGGCCGGGGACTCGCCCGGGCGCTGGGCGAGGCGGGGGCCACGGTGATCGTCACGGCCCGCTCCAGCGAGACCGGCCCGCGCACCGAGATGCGCGCGGAGGCGATCGAGGACACGGCCCGCGCGGTCGACGCGGCCGGCGGGCGCGGGCACCATTACCTGTGCGACCACCGCTCCGAGCGCGCCACTGACGCGCTGATGCACTGGGCGCTCCGCCGGTTCGGGCGGATCGACGTCGCGGCCTGCAGCGTGTGGAGCGGCAACGAGGGCTACGACGGCGAGCGCTACCCGGACGGCGCCGGCTGGGGCACGCCGTTCTGGCGCCGCTCGGCAGAGCCGTATCTCGGCCTCCTCGAGGCCGGGCCCCTGCCGGCCCTGCTGCTCGCCCGCGCGGTCGCCCCCGCCATGGTGGCGGCGCGGGCCGGGCTGCTGGCGCTCGTCTCCTTCGGGACCGAAGATTACCTCGGCGACGTGTTCTACGATTCCGCCAAGGCCGCGACCAACCGGCTGACCCTGGCCTTCGCGCGGGAGCTCGCGCCCCACGGCGTCACCGCCCTCGGCCTCTCGCCGGGCTTCGTCGCCACCGAGCGGGCGCGCGACCTCGGCCACGCGCAGCACGCCACCGAGAGCCCGCTCTATGCCGGCCGGGCGCTGGCGGCGCTCGCCGCCGACCCCGGCATCGCCGCGCGGGCGGGCGCCGTG
- a CDS encoding L-threonylcarbamoyladenylate synthase, whose amino-acid sequence MNDPGSTVPSATRRLPADAAGLAEAAALLRAGRLVAFPTETVYGLGADATDPAAVTGIFAAKARPRFNPLISHLPDAVAALAEGVFDAPARRLAEAFWPGPLTLVVPAHTGTRVCDLVRAGLPSLALRVPAHPLARDLLAEVGRPVAAPSANWSGRVSPTRAAHVLDDLAGRISAVLDGGDTPVGVESTVVACLGGPPRLLRPGGITRAALRDVLGLDPAAPEAADADRPAGPGMLASHYAPRARVRLDAVRVEPGEAALLFGPRPPAGHETARASLNLSPAGDPAEAAARLFGALRDLDASGAETIAVAPIPEDGLGEAIRDRLARAAAPR is encoded by the coding sequence ATGAATGATCCCGGGTCAACGGTCCCGTCCGCGACCCGGCGGCTTCCCGCCGACGCGGCCGGCCTCGCGGAGGCCGCCGCCCTCCTGCGGGCGGGCCGTCTCGTCGCCTTCCCCACCGAGACCGTCTACGGGCTCGGGGCGGACGCCACCGACCCCGCCGCGGTGACGGGCATCTTCGCCGCCAAGGCGCGGCCGCGCTTCAACCCGCTGATCTCGCACCTGCCCGACGCGGTGGCGGCCCTGGCGGAGGGGGTCTTCGACGCGCCGGCGCGCCGCCTCGCGGAGGCCTTCTGGCCCGGCCCCCTGACCCTGGTGGTCCCGGCGCACACGGGCACGCGGGTCTGCGATCTCGTCCGCGCCGGCCTGCCGAGCCTCGCGCTACGGGTCCCGGCGCACCCGCTCGCGCGGGACCTCCTGGCGGAGGTCGGGCGGCCGGTCGCGGCGCCCTCGGCCAACTGGTCAGGGCGGGTGAGCCCGACCCGGGCCGCCCACGTCCTCGACGATCTCGCCGGCCGGATCTCCGCGGTGCTCGACGGCGGTGACACGCCGGTCGGCGTCGAATCGACGGTGGTGGCCTGCCTCGGCGGCCCGCCGCGGCTGCTGCGGCCCGGCGGGATCACCCGGGCGGCGCTCCGCGACGTGCTCGGTCTCGATCCGGCGGCGCCCGAGGCGGCGGATGCCGACCGGCCGGCGGGCCCGGGCATGCTCGCCTCGCACTACGCGCCGCGGGCGCGGGTCCGCCTCGACGCGGTGCGGGTCGAGCCCGGCGAGGCGGCCCTGCTGTTCGGGCCCCGCCCCCCGGCCGGTCACGAGACCGCGCGGGCCAGTCTCAACCTGAGCCCGGCGGGCGATCCCGCGGAGGCCGCTGCCCGGCTGTTCGGCGCCCTGCGCGACCTCGACGCCTCGGGGGCCGAGACCATCGCGGTGGCGCCGATCCCCGAGGACGGGCTCGGCGAGGCGATCCGGGATCGCCTCGCCCGGGCGGCGGCGCCCCGCTGA
- the greA gene encoding transcription elongation factor GreA, giving the protein MSVAFVKEPEGGEAFENLPDRPISPHTNFVTPEGLAQIEAEVARLEKEVASLDPADKAEDSRIGRDLRYWAARKNTAQLVEPKGGDTVQFGSTVTVVREDESGKETRQTFRIVGEDEADPHKGSISYVAPLARAITGKTIGDVVEVNGHEVEVLEIR; this is encoded by the coding sequence ATGAGCGTCGCATTCGTCAAAGAGCCCGAGGGTGGGGAAGCGTTCGAGAATCTGCCGGATCGGCCGATCTCGCCGCACACGAACTTCGTCACGCCGGAGGGCCTCGCGCAGATCGAGGCCGAGGTCGCGCGCCTCGAGAAGGAGGTCGCCTCGCTGGATCCCGCCGACAAGGCGGAGGATTCCCGCATCGGGCGCGACCTGCGCTACTGGGCGGCCCGGAAGAACACCGCGCAGCTCGTGGAGCCCAAGGGCGGCGACACCGTGCAGTTCGGGTCCACCGTCACGGTGGTCCGCGAGGACGAGTCCGGCAAGGAGACCCGGCAGACCTTCCGGATCGTCGGCGAGGACGAGGCCGACCCGCACAAGGGCTCGATCTCGTACGTGGCGCCCCTCGCCCGGGCGATCACCGGCAAGACGATCGGCGACGTGGTCGAGGTGAACGGCCACGAGGTCGAGGTGCTCGAGATCCGCTGA